The genomic segment atgggaATTTCATATTGTTAAAGTAAACTTTAACAATAATGCTACTAGagtcttatttttgggacttGGACCAGCCACATTGACTACGTTTTTAAGAAAGCGAACAAAAGAATGTATGCGATAAGAATTCTGAAAAGATTCGCTCCATTTTAGAATATGGTGCCCCAATATATTCCAACCTCACTGAATTCCTCTCTGATTCCATTGAGAGGATTTAGGAACGCGCCTTAAAGATCGTCTTTCCCGGTGTTAAGTACTCTGAATGCTTGGAGAGTCGGCCTAAGAGTTCTCAAGGGTAGAAGATCAGAACTCTGTAAAAAGTTCATGAGCAGCCTAAGTAGAGACAACCCATTACACCAGGTTGCTTCGTCCAGAACCTCGAAGCCGCTACATCAGTACCTACGAGCAAACAGAGAGATTGTACCTGACCTATGCCACACAAACAGGCTGGCGGACTTTGTGACTGTAAAATACGTGGAATTCCTTCAAGACATGTAatatatttgtaaaaaaatgtaatttcgTATTTGTAATCATGTGCGCAGAtacctgtaattcagatttGTCTGCAAAAGCTACATtaaactatctatctatcAATTCATTTTACCACTTTTACATCACGAAAGGGTGTGCATCTGCACCCCTGTACCTCCCCCTGAATTCCCCATTGGAATTCCATGCTTCAAACTCCCATTTGTTTGAATAATTATGGTTTGCtggtataaaataaaaaaataatacatgGGCACTTTCTATCTTTACCAAAAGAGTCAGATTTTACTTTTAATCTTTCACCACAAAGGCCAAAAAGTATGATAAATTGAACAGTtcctgggtttttttttactttctgtGCAAGaaaccattaaaaaaaaccttgtgttgcaattagtCCGATGATGGCCTCTTTTTCGACATAGATTGACTGGAAAAGTGCAACTCTGTGTGGCTTGCAATCTCATGCAAAATGTATGGTCAACAGACATGAAGCGAATAGAGAGCAAACTATAGCCTACACAAAGGTGTTAGTTACTTTTTCGGTGAGAAAAATAAATGTCCAGCACGCCTTGCTCTTGATCTTGGCATTCCGTACTTCCAATGTCTATTTGGCAGGAAACAAACTCGTGCTGTCAAATGCCTTTGGTGAAATTCAGTTAAACTCTATCTCTGCGAGATACTAAAGAAAGTAAACAATTTGTATTCCGTCGACATCAAATGAAATCACCTACGGAAATCTTTTGGGCATTTCTCAACCCTAAGAAATATTTTGGGCATTTCTTAACCCTCGACCAGTTACCCTTGACTACCTACCCTCGACCCTTGACCAGTTACCCTCAACCCTCTACCCTCGACCAAAAGACAAACTCAATTTTTCGAGGATTCTTATTTTCAAACCTACGAATTTGTCAACCCTCGACTACCTACCTTCGAACATTTACCCTCGACCATTGACTACCTACCCCCGACCGTCGACCAAAAGACAAACTCGACAAAATATGCTTAATTCTATTGAagtaaataacaaataattttGCAAAATTTAACTGATTTGAAAAAGTTGTGATTGGTTTTGTATCTTGCCCCTTTACCTAAATAACATTGAGTTACAGGTGTGATGTTAAGAGTGGAATAACAACACACGGATTAACTAAAAGAGTATACTCATTTGTGATTATTTGAGCTAAATCACCTCTTTTCGACGTCTATTCCGAGCTTCTTTGCCTTGCGAAACAATCGATTCACTCGATTCGAATCCATTTGAAAAGTTTCACAATAGAACGAATTGCTTTTGTAGGCTATATCAACGCCTAGAGTCTCTGTGAAGAAACCACATTTCATGCCATAGTACGCGAAAATACTGGCTAGGTCAATCGTCCATACACTGTTGCCAAATCCCAAATCTTTGCAGACGTCTTCAAATTCTGTTTTTGATAACCGATTCCCGCGAATTCGGCGTAACACCATTTGAACACAAGCAAGCCCACAGTCCCAATCAAATTCTTGTTTTATATGAGGTAACTCTAAGCGAAGCATGAGAGATCCTATGTTCTCTATACAAAATATTTCTGATTACACTGACACGAACCACAATAAAACGAAGACTGAGTGAATGTAGTTTTACTCGGTAGACTGGCGATGTGGAAGGAATATGTGACTTGGTATTCATATTCTACGGAATCAAAAAACTAGTATCTCCAAGTTGCAGTAAGGCATTATTTTAGATGTACGTACAcagagtaaaaataaaaaaagagaatgtttttatttgtcaatAACCTACATATAGCACTTTAGACCtttcgaaaaaataaaacatcttttttgtactttttagATCAACCGTCAATTTCTCTCTACTTCCAAAATCGTGAGACGAGCCGACGAGCTCTTCAGCTCCTAGTCAAACAGGATTTTATAACCGGTTTTGTTTGTAGCCGATAGACGTACCACAACTCACAACTCCTACGTCATCAATTGTAGACAGACAATCAAGTCTTTCACGTGACAAGAGAGTAGTTTTCGTTTTCTTGGGCTCATCGTAGAGAGAAAAGCAAGCTGGATTCGTATAttgtaaataatattattttcattttgggacgccatttttaaaaatgtgtCCTCAGACTCCATCCCAGATTAATTTTTGATTTTGTTATAATatatagaaaacaaaatatcgaTTATTGGCAATAGCTTTGAAGACTTTTATTGTATGGAGCTAATTGTAACAAATATTGTTTAACTGACACATTTTCGTATTTGAATGCATTTAATAGAACTATTCAACAAGTTTATCGATTTCATGGACTatatgggctacctgtgcttgTTCCCAGCTCCCAGTGTTACGGCGGTCAGCCTCATAATCGTGAGCGTCAAGAACGTTGTGGAACGTCGATCTCGTTCGTGAGGGTCTGAAAGGATTTTGTGTTTTCTTCACAATCTGTTCCATCCTTGCTCATAAGTCGACAATTCCTTTGCATCCTTGAAGGAAATCAAATATCAATAGAATATCTTTACAAAGACATGTCTATTGGCGTACCTATCAAGATTCTTCACGAGGCAGAGGGCCATGTTATAACTTTAGAGACGCTAAATGGCGAGGTGTACAGAGGGAAACTTATCGAAGCTGAGGATAACATGAATTGCCAAATGTCGAACATTACTGTCACTGCTAGGGATGGCAGGGTATCTCAGTTAGAACAAGTGTTCGTTCGTGGTAGTAAAATTAGGTTTTTAATATTGCCGGACATGTTGAAGAATGCGCCGATGTTCAAGAAGATGACACAGAAGGGTTCTAGTGGGACCGGTGCCGCAGGACGCGGCAAATCTGCTATTCTTCGGGCTCAAGGTTTGTAAAGAGCTTTGCTTTAACGAGAGatcagttaaaaaaaatagttggATAGTAATTTCGttttatcatatttattgtaccTTATTGAGTTACACATGGTTTTAGTTATACATCATCTCCAAATAGTGGTAGCAACTTGTAGATTCGAAACTGTATTGTTACTGTCAGAGTAAATAGAATGATTTTTAGTATGTTTCCTAGTTTAACCTACTCTTGAGCAGTTTTAATGATGATACCTATCCACCTAAACAGACATCAATTCATGATTGATACCTCATGCACTACCATCTGAATAAACTGCTTCTATTGCAGCTGACACATCATTTGTTATATTACAACACAATAATCTAATACCATCTATTTTGCTTTAGCTGCAGCAAGAGGTCGGGGTGACAGAGGCAGCAGTCGTGGAGGCAGGGGCGCAAATGTCTTCCAAAGAAGAAGATAATCCATGTACAGCCTATGCCATATGTATATAAACACTGTCTAGAACTCTCACAAGAGTCTTCCCCTTAAGCTGGTGTATCTGATAAAGACTGAACTTGAACAAATGTACTGTTCACCAGGTGCTATGAAAAGCAGAATGAACCTGAACAATGTTTAATAGCTAGCAAAGGCTGGGAAGTAAGAGAAGTTCTATATAAGTTTTC from the Nematostella vectensis chromosome 4, jaNemVect1.1, whole genome shotgun sequence genome contains:
- the LOC5519648 gene encoding small nuclear ribonucleoprotein Sm D3; translation: MSIGVPIKILHEAEGHVITLETLNGEVYRGKLIEAEDNMNCQMSNITVTARDGRVSQLEQVFVRGSKIRFLILPDMLKNAPMFKKMTQKGSSGTGAAGRGKSAILRAQAAARGRGDRGSSRGGRGANVFQRRR